Within Rhipicephalus microplus isolate Deutch F79 chromosome 9, USDA_Rmic, whole genome shotgun sequence, the genomic segment gttttttttttcgtgtattcaTAAGCTTCACTTGCCTAGCGTGTACGCATGATCAATTTATGAGGCGTATATAAAATAAGGCACCGACCGTATTGAGCCATTTGAATTATCTAAGCAAAGTTTAGTGAGTTGGAGAAATGGTCTACAAAAACAGGACAGCTAGCATGTGTTGACTTTCACGCTTATATAACCACAGTTTCCTGCATTGGTTTTACGTTTTCGATTGCTACCGCAGTTGGTGTTCATATGTGGATGGCTTTGTTACATATTTGGGTGATATTCGAGTTTGCTtccgacgaatgtgaaaacaggAAAAACCACTGTTTTAACAGTAGTGTAGTCCGAAAATGCCGCTCCATCTTTGCTACCAAAATGTGCACTTCTTCCGTGGGTTCATGGGCGTCCCTGCCGCACAGCCGAATGCACTTGAAAACGCGGGCATGTTCATCAGGGGCACAATGCACCGGGATCGTTGTGGTGCGTAGGGACCGTTAGCGACGCTGTTCTGAGCACACCACTTCGCGCAGTTGTTGACGAAGAATAGGCGGTCGGTTGACATGTCGAAACCGGCCAGTCCGACGTCCTTGTATTTTTGTGGCAACGCAGAGTAGGCGGAGTACGCAACTGTGGT encodes:
- the LOC142772291 gene encoding membrane metallo-endopeptidase-like 1, with the translated sequence MSEEDKVARLSKGIAEDVYQFLLSKECLATLSISGEEPKLNHTLDSENLADLVGTTVAYSAYSALPQKYKDVGLAGFDMSTDRLFFVNNCAKWCAQNSVANGPYAPQRSRCIVPLMNMPAFSSAFGCAAGTPMNPRKKCTFW